Proteins encoded together in one Oscillospiraceae bacterium window:
- a CDS encoding IspD/TarI family cytidylyltransferase encodes MNIALIIAGGSGKRTGQDVPKQFMCVYNKPIVVYTMEKFQNNANIDLIAVVCIDGWHDFIKAYARQFGINKLNRVIEGGGTRHESIYKGLCSLADIASQDDIILVMDANRPLVEDRVIDDSIEKCKLHQFALPVAPCVDSMYFSENGDSGIQNLERSRLFKGQTPESIQYQKAVELYQKANDQELDALSTSALLIHFGEPVQFSEGSEKNIKITTAEDIEIFKALLNSKNDVWIK; translated from the coding sequence ATGAACATCGCCTTAATCATCGCGGGCGGCAGCGGAAAACGCACGGGGCAGGATGTACCGAAGCAATTTATGTGCGTCTACAATAAGCCCATCGTTGTCTATACGATGGAAAAATTCCAAAATAACGCTAATATTGATTTGATAGCGGTCGTTTGTATCGACGGCTGGCATGATTTTATTAAAGCGTACGCCCGGCAATTCGGCATCAATAAACTGAACCGCGTGATCGAGGGCGGCGGCACCAGACATGAATCCATCTATAAAGGGCTGTGTTCTCTGGCGGATATCGCATCCCAAGATGACATTATTCTCGTTATGGACGCCAACAGACCTCTTGTGGAAGACCGCGTCATTGATGATAGCATCGAGAAATGCAAACTCCATCAATTTGCCTTACCGGTTGCGCCCTGTGTCGACTCGATGTATTTTTCCGAAAACGGCGATTCGGGCATCCAAAATCTCGAACGCAGCAGATTATTCAAAGGCCAGACGCCCGAGTCGATCCAATACCAAAAAGCCGTTGAGTTATATCAAAAAGCCAACGATCAAGAGTTGGACGCTTTAAGCACTTCGGCCTTGCTGATCCATTTTGGCGAACCCGTACAGTTCTCTGAGGGTTCGGAGAAAAATATCAAGATTACAACGGCCGAGGACATCGAAATTTTCAAAGCATTGTTGAATTCCAAAAATGATGTATGGATTAAGTAA
- a CDS encoding CDP-glycerol glycerophosphotransferase family protein, with product MRNTIEYLLKHNIFLQKAYQTVLSAFFRLIGIFIRTDDRLILFSAFNGKNYNDSPKAVYEYMKMLPECASFRFVWAFEHPNQFPKPDCEKVKTDTWKYFITALKAKYWVTNVNIGRGLHFKKKATVYLNTWHGTGPKKGGNAVNGRKDYNFSDIDILCCDGEYLKEIMIRDFGASEENILMCGRPREDELYHATPEKVRSCREKLNLPPDKKVILYAPTWRDSKNGGKSYPLDLPIHPELWEKELKDDYIVLIRAHSLVTDLMKINYTSFIRNVSAHPDINDLYLASDLLISDYSSAFTDYSILSKPMLCFAYDYASFDRERGLYFDLRDHFDVLFTEDELLQKIKNLDSGREREIAEKYRNHFIRRQDNATQQCVRRLLELSQRQKSGE from the coding sequence ATGAGGAATACGATCGAATACCTGCTCAAACACAATATTTTCCTTCAAAAAGCCTATCAGACAGTGCTCAGCGCTTTCTTCCGTCTGATTGGTATATTTATTCGCACCGATGACCGGTTGATCCTATTTTCCGCATTTAACGGAAAGAATTACAACGACAGCCCCAAGGCCGTTTATGAGTATATGAAAATGCTGCCGGAGTGCGCTTCATTTCGTTTTGTATGGGCTTTTGAGCACCCGAATCAATTTCCGAAGCCGGACTGCGAAAAAGTAAAAACCGACACCTGGAAGTATTTCATCACGGCGTTAAAGGCGAAATATTGGGTCACCAACGTCAATATCGGGCGTGGTCTTCACTTTAAAAAGAAGGCCACCGTCTATCTCAATACCTGGCACGGAACCGGCCCCAAAAAAGGCGGTAACGCGGTCAACGGCCGGAAAGACTACAATTTTTCCGATATCGACATTCTCTGCTGTGACGGTGAATATCTCAAGGAGATCATGATCCGAGATTTCGGCGCCTCGGAAGAAAATATCCTGATGTGCGGCAGACCGCGGGAAGACGAACTCTATCATGCCACGCCAGAAAAAGTCAGGTCTTGCCGGGAAAAACTGAACCTCCCTCCGGATAAAAAAGTCATTCTCTATGCGCCGACCTGGCGGGACAGTAAAAACGGCGGAAAAAGTTATCCGTTGGATCTTCCGATCCATCCCGAGCTTTGGGAAAAAGAGCTGAAAGACGACTATATTGTTTTAATCCGGGCGCATTCCCTTGTCACCGACCTGATGAAAATTAATTATACCAGTTTCATCCGAAACGTCTCCGCCCATCCGGACATCAACGACCTTTACCTCGCATCAGATCTGTTGATTTCCGATTACTCCAGCGCATTCACGGATTATTCCATTCTTTCGAAACCGATGCTTTGTTTTGCCTATGACTATGCTTCATTTGATCGGGAGCGCGGTTTATATTTTGATCTGCGAGACCATTTCGACGTTCTTTTCACTGAAGACGAGCTGTTGCAAAAAATTAAAAATCTCGATTCCGGTCGGGAGCGGGAAATCGCCGAAAAATACAGAAATCATTTCATCCGTCGGCAAGACAATGCAACGCAGCAATGCGTCAGACGTCTGTTGGAATTGAGTCAAAGACAAAAATCCGGGGAGTGA
- a CDS encoding sugar transferase, whose product MANYSNAVQYDTEEVITIHFGSDIKYKKYTIVERLTRPCAKPVCDAIKRVFDIILSLFGTLIALLPMIFIAILIKLDSPGPAFFIQERLGKDGKPFHIIKFRSMRIDAEKNGAQWACLHDTRVTKIGKILRSTRLDELPQLFCILAGKMSIVGPRPERAVFYDEFDKYIEGFRQRLLVKPGLTGLAQINGGYELEPEEKIIYDIEYIKIRSPYLDFKIILKTIMIVFNHNGAR is encoded by the coding sequence ATGGCGAATTATTCTAACGCGGTGCAATATGACACAGAAGAAGTGATAACAATTCACTTCGGCAGCGATATTAAATATAAAAAGTATACCATTGTCGAAAGATTAACCCGTCCGTGCGCCAAACCCGTCTGTGATGCCATCAAAAGAGTATTTGACATCATCCTCTCTCTGTTCGGTACTCTCATCGCATTATTACCGATGATTTTCATTGCCATACTCATTAAACTGGATTCCCCCGGTCCCGCATTTTTTATTCAGGAACGGCTCGGTAAAGACGGAAAACCGTTTCATATCATCAAATTCCGCTCCATGCGCATCGATGCCGAAAAAAACGGGGCGCAGTGGGCCTGCCTGCATGACACCAGAGTCACAAAAATCGGAAAAATCCTCCGTAGCACCCGCTTGGACGAACTTCCGCAGTTGTTTTGCATCCTTGCCGGCAAAATGAGCATTGTGGGTCCAAGGCCGGAACGAGCGGTTTTCTACGATGAATTCGACAAATACATCGAAGGCTTCCGTCAGCGGCTTCTGGTCAAACCCGGACTGACGGGATTGGCACAGATAAACGGCGGATATGAGTTGGAGCCGGAGGAAAAGATCATCTATGACATCGAATACATCAAGATCAGATCGCCTTATCTGGATTTCAAGATCATTCTCAAGACGATCATGATTGTTTTCAATCATAACGGTGCCAGATGA
- a CDS encoding LCP family protein: MKRIHISRKATQIIVAFVLICVMMIFAVQKLAAWEQKQVVVDQNTSGFYSDIYPAVSQIVNGEQTYIENKELITILFLGIDTSGEVISSGSYNNKQQADFLALLIIDPAANDCTLLHLNRDTMTDINVLGVTGQAAGTTYGQLALAHTYGTGLQDSCQNTVQTVSNLLFGISIDYFVSINMDAVALLNDLIGGVTVTISDDFSNVDPQLKEGETVTLTGQHALNYVRARQGMTDATNLARMARQRQYISSFLKQLKAKMNSENDDFIMEIYQSVSDYIVTNCTVQTFSEIADHLLCTDDIQIKTPAGISEKGDQYIEFYPDKDLLFQFTMSIFFKKTAS; this comes from the coding sequence ATGAAGCGCATTCATATCAGCCGAAAAGCGACTCAAATCATCGTCGCTTTCGTTTTAATTTGCGTCATGATGATCTTCGCGGTTCAAAAACTGGCCGCCTGGGAACAGAAACAAGTCGTCGTTGATCAAAATACCAGCGGATTCTATTCCGACATCTACCCTGCTGTCTCTCAAATTGTCAACGGCGAACAGACCTACATTGAAAACAAAGAGTTGATCACAATCCTTTTTCTGGGCATCGACACCTCCGGAGAAGTGATCTCCTCCGGTTCTTATAACAATAAGCAGCAAGCGGACTTCCTCGCGTTACTCATTATAGATCCCGCCGCAAACGACTGCACGCTGCTGCATCTCAACCGCGATACGATGACCGACATCAATGTACTGGGTGTCACCGGACAAGCCGCCGGAACCACCTACGGCCAACTCGCTTTGGCACATACATACGGAACCGGTCTGCAGGACAGCTGTCAAAATACGGTTCAAACCGTTTCAAACCTGCTGTTCGGCATCTCGATTGATTATTTCGTTTCGATCAATATGGATGCGGTTGCCCTATTAAATGACCTCATAGGTGGCGTTACCGTCACTATTTCGGACGATTTTTCAAACGTCGACCCACAATTAAAGGAAGGAGAAACCGTGACACTCACCGGCCAGCACGCGTTGAATTATGTCCGCGCCCGACAGGGCATGACAGACGCAACAAATCTGGCCCGAATGGCGCGGCAAAGACAATATATCAGTTCGTTTTTAAAACAGTTAAAAGCAAAAATGAATTCGGAAAATGATGATTTTATTATGGAAATTTATCAATCTGTTTCCGATTATATCGTTACAAACTGCACAGTTCAGACCTTTTCGGAAATTGCTGATCACTTACTATGCACAGACGATATCCAAATAAAAACCCCCGCCGGCATATCCGAAAAAGGGGATCAATACATCGAATTTTATCCGGATAAGGATTTATTGTTTCAGTTCACAATGAGTATTTTCTTTAAAAAAACGGCTTCATAA
- a CDS encoding CpsD/CapB family tyrosine-protein kinase — protein MKTNQTPPQNDVKNEHPAAQLSEYSIGKNLSFSASEAYKSLRTNLMYSFADYIGCRVIGITSTERFEGKTTTAINLAYSLMESGKKVLLMECDLRLPSFSGVLKIPSSPGLSNILINPGKNRLNALINYNGTDLFFLPAGDTPPNPAELLSSNAMSELIKFYSSVFEYIILDLPPTLAVTDAPIVSKYTNGIIFVVRHNVTDSLRLRDSMNRLSLVGARIFGFVYNCNPRSENKYSKRYINSYLKQQSKKSKA, from the coding sequence TTGAAAACAAATCAAACCCCCCCTCAAAATGACGTCAAAAATGAACACCCGGCAGCGCAGTTGTCCGAGTATTCCATCGGCAAGAATCTCAGTTTTTCCGCCTCGGAGGCCTATAAATCCCTGCGGACCAATCTGATGTATTCATTTGCCGATTATATCGGCTGCCGTGTGATCGGCATCACCAGCACCGAACGGTTTGAGGGAAAAACCACCACGGCGATCAATCTCGCCTATTCGCTGATGGAATCGGGCAAAAAAGTGTTGCTCATGGAATGTGATCTCCGTCTCCCGTCGTTTTCGGGCGTGTTGAAAATCCCCTCATCGCCGGGTCTGTCGAACATTTTGATTAACCCCGGCAAAAATCGGCTGAACGCGCTCATTAATTACAACGGCACGGATCTGTTTTTTCTTCCGGCCGGCGATACGCCGCCGAATCCCGCCGAACTGCTGTCCAGCAACGCCATGAGCGAACTGATTAAATTCTATTCTTCGGTTTTTGAATACATCATCCTCGATCTTCCGCCCACCCTGGCAGTGACCGATGCGCCGATCGTCTCAAAATACACCAACGGCATCATTTTTGTCGTCCGCCACAATGTGACCGACAGCCTCCGGCTGCGGGATTCCATGAATCGACTCTCTCTGGTCGGAGCACGGATCTTCGGCTTTGTCTACAATTGTAACCCGAGATCGGAGAACAAATACTCCAAGCGTTATATTAACAGCTATCTGAAACAACAGAGCAAAAAAAGCAAAGCCTAA
- a CDS encoding Wzz/FepE/Etk N-terminal domain-containing protein, with translation MNVSESRQNRETEIDLLQIFRILKKKIWIIIAAVLICSGIAYEYTLLFVVPSYQAGVMIYVNNSSISVGGASISISDAQLSAAYKLVDTYIVILKARSTLEEVISLSKVNYSYEQLYSMIEGYSVDSTEIFKISVTSRSPSEAALLANTIAQVLPQRISEIVEGSSVKIVDYAVTPLWRVSPSYTKNISMGAVAGFVLSVAYIIIRNQSDTRITSKEYLTQVYGIPVIGIIPDIKDTGTNDIFNYYYRSDENSSTASNP, from the coding sequence ATGAATGTTTCGGAATCTCGACAAAACCGGGAAACTGAAATCGACCTGCTTCAGATTTTCCGAATTTTAAAGAAAAAAATCTGGATTATTATCGCCGCTGTGCTAATTTGCTCCGGTATCGCTTACGAGTATACCCTCTTGTTTGTCGTACCGTCTTATCAAGCCGGTGTTATGATCTACGTCAACAACAGCTCTATCTCGGTGGGAGGTGCGTCCATCAGTATATCGGATGCACAGTTATCCGCCGCATATAAACTTGTCGACACCTACATCGTCATCCTCAAAGCTCGTTCCACACTCGAAGAAGTCATCTCCCTATCCAAGGTGAATTATTCCTATGAACAGCTTTATAGCATGATTGAGGGATATTCGGTTGATTCAACCGAAATCTTTAAGATCAGCGTCACCTCGCGTTCCCCTTCGGAAGCGGCTCTTCTTGCCAATACCATCGCCCAGGTCCTCCCGCAGCGGATCTCGGAAATTGTAGAAGGCAGTTCCGTTAAAATCGTCGATTATGCGGTAACTCCTCTGTGGCGGGTTTCACCCAGCTACACCAAGAACATCTCAATGGGTGCCGTAGCGGGTTTTGTGCTGAGCGTCGCATACATCATCATCCGAAATCAGTCGGATACCCGAATCACTTCAAAAGAATATCTCACCCAGGTTTACGGTATACCGGTCATCGGAATTATACCCGATATCAAAGATACCGGCACCAACGATATCTTTAATTATTATTACCGATCAGACGAAAATTCATCCACTGCTTCCAATCCCTGA
- a CDS encoding helix-turn-helix transcriptional regulator: MELSEKILRLMNEQGYSYESLEKATGISRSTLQRKISASPNKLKLSEIERIAAAFGESAQELLEWRKKEDETCCQGLSKEINSLSIAEVAKVREYIRFLKWNREF; the protein is encoded by the coding sequence GTGGAGCTTTCGGAAAAAATTCTTCGTTTGATGAACGAACAGGGTTATTCTTACGAATCTCTTGAAAAAGCGACCGGTATCTCTCGTTCTACGTTACAAAGGAAGATCAGCGCCTCACCTAATAAACTGAAGCTCAGCGAGATTGAGCGTATTGCCGCAGCGTTCGGAGAAAGCGCCCAGGAATTGCTTGAGTGGAGGAAAAAGGAAGATGAGACATGCTGCCAGGGACTTAGCAAAGAAATCAATTCTCTGTCCATTGCAGAGGTTGCAAAAGTCAGGGAATATATCCGATTTTTAAAGTGGAACAGAGAGTTCTGA